Proteins co-encoded in one Papaver somniferum cultivar HN1 chromosome 5, ASM357369v1, whole genome shotgun sequence genomic window:
- the LOC113278692 gene encoding syntaxin-132-like: protein MDFKRGDRVEVSSKEEGFVEEDETKLWREIVDVKNVRTFLPEINLYEYSLLDKVDVYDNDAWWIGRISVVLDDSMYYVYFENSRDEIAYPVDKLRIHQEFDNGKWSVTNHKCPMSLDILQTMDQLIVTGDSDQILQKAIQQHGRGQVMDTLAEIQERHGAVRDVESKLLELQQIFMDMAVLVESQGDMLDNIESQVLSGVDHVQSGAAALQKEKKLERNSRKWILLKGLLYRFVLTKFVNVQPEDWDDKEYMDDPEDKKPEVEQLRKRFIHSIAPRGLAGDRRYVVPASGFSFSAQQIC from the exons ATGGATTTTAAaagaggagatagagtagaagtaTCTTCAAAAGAAGAGGGTTTTGTTG aagaagatgaaacgaaGCTGTGGAGAGAAATAGTTGATGTAAAGAATGTAAGGACTTTTCTGCCTGAGATTAACTTATACGAGTATTCACTTCTTGATAAGGTTGATGTTTATGATAATGATGCGTGGTGGATTGGGAGAATTAGTGTTGTTCTTGATGATTCTATGTATTATGTCTATTTTGAAAATTCTAGGGATGAAATTGCTTACCCTGTTGATAAACTGAGGATTCATCAGGAGTTCGATAATGGGAAATGGTCTGTTACTAATCACAAATG CCCGATGTCGTTGGATATCCTACAGACAATGGACCAATTGATCGTGACTGGAGACAGTGACCAAATCTTGCAGAAAGCTATTCAGCAACACGGGCGAGGCCAG GTAATGGACACCCTGGCAGAAATTCAGGAACGTCATGGGGCTGTTAGAGACGTCGAGAGTAAgcttcttgagttgcagcag attttcatgGACATGGCAGTGTTGGTGGAGTCACAAGGTGACATGCTGGACAACATAGAATCACAG GTTTTAAGTGGTGTGGACCATGTTCAATCTGGAGCTGCTGctcttcaaaaagaaaagaagcttGAACGGAATTCTCGAAAATGGATTCTATTGAAAGGCCTC CTTTACAGGTTTGTTTTAACAAAATTTGTCAATGTACAACCTGAAGATTGGGATGACAAGGAGTACATGGATGATCCTGAAGATAAGAAGCCAGAG GTTGAGCAGTTAAGAAAGAGGTTTATCCACTCTATTGCTCCAAGAGGGCTTGCCGGTGATAGACGGTATGTAGTCCCTGCTTCAGGATTTAGTTTTAGTGCACAGCAGATATGTTAA